TGCTGCGGTACGTGGTCGAGGCGGGACAGCTGCCCGCCGCGCGTCCGGTGCACCGTGAACTGCGCGCCGCCCGCGACGAGATCGAGACGCTCAGCCTGGGCAGCGCCGAGGAGTTGCTCGCCCTGGACGTCGCGGCACTGCGGCAGCGGGTCAACACCTGGCTGCAGAAGGCCGCCGAGCTGCACCGCGCGCAGGCGCCCGGCCGGCGGCCCAACCGCCGTGGCGCGGATCTCTTCGGTGCCCGGCTCAAGGGCGCCGACCTGCGGGGCGCGAGTCTGCGCGGTGCCTGCCTGATCGCGGCCGATCTGCGCGGCGCCGATCTGCGCTTCGCGGACCTGACCGGAGCCGACCTCCGCGACGCCGACCTGTCCGGCGCGGACCTCACCGACGCCGCCTTCCTGGTGCCCCCGCAGCTCGCCGCGGCGAAGGGCGACCCCAGCACCCGGCTGCCCGAGGGCCTGCACGCACCGGCGCACTGGGCCTGACGCACGCCCGCCCCGGCTGCTCAGCCCTGCAGCAGCCGCAGATCCACCGAATCGGCGAGCGCGGCGAGGCCCGCCTCCGACGGGTGCAGATGGTCGCCGCTGTCGTAACCGGGCGCGATCCGGGCCGGGTTGGCGGGATCGCGGAGCACGGCGTCGAAGTCGAGGACCGCGTCGAAGGCCGTACCGGAACGCAGCCAGCTGTTGATCTCCTGCCGTTCGGTGTCGACCGCTGCGGTGCAGCGCGCCTCACCCTGGCAGGGCGCGACGGTCGCACCCACCACGCGCAGGCCGCGCGCTCGCGCCCGTTCGGCGATCTCCCGCATGCCGACGGTCACCTGCTCCGAACTCGCCCCCCAGCGAATGTCGTTGACGCCCATGAAAAGGACGAGGGTACGGGCCGAGGTCTGCGCGAGGACGTCGCGGTCGAGCCGGTGCAGGGCGCTCACCCCGCCGGTGTCCGTGCTGATGCCGTCGCCCGGGTACCGGTCGGAGGTGATGCGGTTCGCCGAGATGCCGTGGTTCAGTACGCCGTACCGGGGCACCTCGTCCTGCGCCCGCAGCCGGTCCGCGAGCAGGTCGGGCCACCGGCGGTTGGCTCCTGGCGTGGAGCGCTCGCCGTCCGTGATCGAGTCCCCGAGCACCACCACGGAGCCGGGCCCGCCGCCCACGTCCACGCCCGCGAGCAGCGGCCAGTTGGAGAGCGTCGAGGTGTACGCGCCGCCCGAGTGCTCCGCACTGTGGTCGCCCGGCTCGCTCAGATAGGACTGCTGGACCGCGAGCTGGTGGACGGGCGCCGAGGCCACCGTCTCCGGCAGGTGGAAGCTGACCAGCAGATTGGCGTCCGCGGGCACCGTGAAGTCCAGCGGATCGCTCAACGCCTGTGCTCCGGCCGGGATTTCGGCGGACGAGCCGCCCCTGAACCGCAGCGGCCTGGGCGCCGAGACGGCCGTGGCGCCCGACTCCTGTACGGCCACCGTCGCCGAGCCGATGCGTACCGGCGCCGAGGCGAAGGTGTTGTCGAGACGTACGCGTACCCGAGGGCCGCCCGCCGAGGTGTGCACCACCAGCCGGAGTGTGCGGTCGGACCACGGTCCCACCGAGGGCTGACCGGAGGTGGAGGCGGCCCAACTGCCCGTCCAGCCCGAAGTGTTGGACCGTACCGACACGGCGAACACGTGCAGGTCCGGGCCGGTGTCTCGGGGCAGGCGTACCGAGGAGACCTCGCGTCGTTGGTCCAGCGGCACGGTGAGCGCGTACAGCCGTGCCTTCTCGGCGAGTTGGCCGCCGGGGGTGTTGACGTGGGGCAGGGCGAGCGCCTTGGCGCCCAGGCTGCCGGTGCGCCAGTCGAGCGCGGTGAGGTTGAAGGTGCTCCGCGAGCCGTCGCGGTAGTGGACCGTGCCCGGGCCGGTGGCCTCGCCTCCGGTCGCGGTGACCAGAAGGCTCAGCGCGTCTCCGCGGCCCTTGACCTGTATCGACTGGCCGTCGGCGACGACATTGTCCGGCTCGCCGGGTCTGGTGGCGGGCAGGGTGAAGCGCGAGCCGCCGACGGTCAGCGCCCGGCCGGGGGTCCAGCCCGCGGCGGCGAGATCACCGGCCGAAAGTGAGTTTCCCGCGCCGTCGAAGTCGGCCGCGGAGCTGTCCGTGTCGGCGCTCACCGCGCGGTTGTCGTAGAGCCGCTCCAGCGGCTGGGGGGTGTCGCCGGGCCTGGCCCGCGCCGGGGACTGCGGCCAGGGGGCGAGGGCCAGCACAGAGGCGAGCACGGCGGTCGTGGTCCACAAGCGTCGGCGCACGACCGACTCCTCCCGGTAGCGGAAACGGAACGAAGCGCCATGAAGGTAGGGAGACGGCAGGAACGCGTCAATGAGCCACGCATGAACGAGGCACGAACAGAGCTGGACGTCACCGGGCCGAGCGCGGCTGTGGTGTCACGGAGGGGGACGGTGCCACCCTGGGTGGTATGAACATCCCTTTCCTGGGCAACTGGCGCAAGCGGCATACGGCCCAGCGCGGCGGCGGACTCGCGGACGCCTTCGCGGAGGACCCCGAAGGGGTGGGCGGGCTGCTCGCCGAGTGCGAACTGCTGCGCTCGCAGGCCGCCGCCGCAGGCCTCGAACTCGACGACTCGCCCGCCTCGTTGCAGGCCCTTGACCAGTTGCTTCCGCGCTGGCGGGAGGACCCGGAGGTGCTGCCCTGGCTCGGCAACGACGCGGGTCTCTACCTGGGCACCGTGATCACCCGCAGCGTCCGTGGCGCGGGCTGGCACATCTGGCCCGGCGGGCACCCCGTGGTGCGGCTGGCCTCGGGCCGCGAGATCCGTGTGGTGGAGGCCGGTCTGGACTGGGCGGTGAGCGGCGCCCCCGAGTTGTCGCAGGTGTACGCCGAGGCCGCCGAGGCGTGAGCGAGGAGCACCAGGGCGAGCCAACTCCCTCTGCGCGAACCCGAGATGGGCGGTGAAACGCGGTCGCGGCGACGGGGTGGCGGCCGCCTGCCCGTTGCGGGGCGGCCTCTCTCGGGCGGGCGGTGAGGGCCGCCCGCTCCCTGGCCTCTGACCTGCCTATATGACCGCCGAGGCCCAAAATAAGGTTATTGGTGATCAGTGCGTGTCGTCCAATAAGTCCCATATTGGGGTGGATAGTTTGCGCGAACCGAAACAGAAAGTGGGCAGGACTTGGCATGGTTGTCGATCTTTTGATCGCGCTGAGCGACGTCGACGCGCACATCCGGCACACACCCGTACCTCGGGGCGCCGGTCAGCGGCCCGCCGCGGTCCGCGCTCGGGCTCGTGGCCCGGGCGCGGGGCAGGAGCGCGACCGGCTGCCGCGAGGCTGTAGCGGAAGGGGACTCCCGCACTGACGCGGTGGCTCGCAGGGCCGAGCCCGTCCGGCAGCAGCCGGAGATCACTCCTCGCGCGGTGGTGCCGTCACGAACCGGTGACCGGCGCCAGGCGGGAAGAAGGTCAGCTGCAGTGCCGCCGGCCGGGTTGTGCTCAACACGGAGGGGGACAGACGGCAGGACGGTCAGGGCGACCGTGTGCCAGGGCGCGTACCTCGATCAGCGCTCGGCACGGCCCCGCCGTCCGGCCTCCGGCCGTACGACGTGCCGGAGGGTCCCGCTCACCTGGAGGGAGCGGCACTGTCGACACATGGCTCGGTCAGCATGTGGCGACGGTGCCGCTCCCTTCGTTTTTGCCCGTCGGTGTCACCCCGCCCGGTGCGCCCCGCGCCTGGACTCCGTCGGGGCCGGGCTCTTGGCGGTACGGGTGACGTCGGCGACGAGTTCGACCACATCGGGCCCGTACGCCTGGGAGTTGACGACCTTCAGGAGCAGGACGAAGGAGGCGCGGCCGTGCTTGCGGTGCAGGCGCTCGTGATTGCGGGCGAGGTAGCGGCTGGCCGCCTGATTGGTGATCGCGCGCTGGCCGCAGAAGAGGAAGACCGGCCGGGCGCTCTGGCCGAGGTCGGCGGTCAGCCGGGCGAGCAGCACGTACTCGGTGACGCCCTTCTCCATGCGGTAGACCTCGGTGCCGATGTGGAACGCGGTGCGGTCGGCGGGCGGTTCGGCGTCCTGGTCGATCCGCACTCCCGGCAGCTGCGACTGAAGATGCAGCGCGGTGCGCCGGTTGGAGGTCGGGCCGCCGACGCAGAACTCGGTGCGTTCCCCGAATCCCTGTTGCGCGGCGTCGTGCGCCACCACCTGGACGCTCGCGCCGCAGTCCTTGATGAGGGCGGACAGTTCGAGCAGGGCGAAGACGTCGTGGCGCTTGACCGCGAGGTCCGGACCACCGGCGTCACGGTTGACGACGAGCAGCGACTCGGAGTTCTCGGGCAGGCCGAAGAAGCTCTGCTTGCGCCGCAGTTTGCGGCGCCACAGGTAGGTTCGCGCCACCCAGCCGAGCGAGGCACTGAGCCCCGCCGCTATCACGCCGAGGATGATATTGCGCAGGTCTTCCGTCATGGGCGCGCATGCTAGCGGTACCACGTACACGGGTTCGAGTGCCCCGCTACCAAGGCTTGAGACGTCCTGGCGGGGCGCACTCAACACCGTTACTCTGCGCGGACGGTCGCCCACTGGAGGTACGCATGCGTCGCTCCGTCGCGCGGAGACTCTCGCTTCTGGCCGTTGCCACAGCCCTCGTCGGGGCCGGGGCAGCCGCGCCGCCCTCGGCTGTCGGTACGGCGGCGCAGCCGACTCGGACTCCGGCTCAGGCCCCGGTGCCGGCGAAGGCGCCGGTCGCCGTCGGGTACGGCGGTGCCGTGTCCAGCGTGGACGCCGACGCCTCGGCCGCGGGCATCGAGGTGCTGCGGCGCGGCGGCAACGCGGTGGACGCCGCCGTGGCCACCGCGGCGGCGCTCGGCGTGACCGAGCCGTACTCGGCGGGCGTCGGCGGCGGTGGCTACTTCGTCCACTACGACGCCAAGAGCCGTACCGTGCACACCCTCGACGGGCGGGAGACGGCGCCAGGCAGCGCGGGCAAGGACCTCTTCCTGGAGGACGGCAAGCCGATTCCGTTCGCCGAGGCGGTCACCAGCGGACTCTCCGTCGGGACGCCGGGAACGCCCGCCACCTGGCAGTCGGCGCTCGACGCTTGGGGCACCAAGAGCCTGCGCAGCCTGCTCGAACCCGCCCGGCGGCTCGCCGCGGACGGCTTCACGGTGGACGCGACCTTCCGGGCCCAGACGGCCGACAACCAGGCCCGGTTCAAGGACTTCCCGGCCAGCGCCGAGCTGTTCCTGCCGGGCGGCGAACTGCCCGTCGTCGGCTCGACACTCAAGAACCCCGATCTCGCCCGCACCTACGAGGAGTTGGGCCGCAAGGGCGTCGGTGCGCTGTACCACGGCAGGCTCGCCGAGGACATCGTACGGACCGTGAACCGGCCGCCCGTCGATCCGGACGCCGAACGCCGGGTCCGTCCCGGCCGACTGACCCTGGACGACCTCGCGGACTACCGTACGAAGCGCCAGAAGGCGACGCGCACCACGTACCGGGGCCTCGGCGTCCACTCGATGGCGCCCTCGTCCTCCGGTGGGACCACCGTCGGTGAGGCGCTCAACATCCTTGAGGGCACGGACCTTTCGCGGCTGTCGCCGGAGGAGTACCTGCACCGCTACATCGAGGCGAGCCGCATCGCGTTCGCCGACCGTGGCCGATGGGTGGGCGACCCGGCCTTCGAGGACGTGCCGACCGAGGGCCTGCTCTCACAGCGCTACGCCGACTCGCGCCGCTGCCTCATCGCCGACGACAAGGTCCTGACCAGTCCGCTGGCCCCCGGCGATCCACGGCACCCTGCGGACTGCGCGTCCGGCGGCCGGGCGGCGCCCACGACCTACGAGGGCGAGAGCACCACACACCTCACCACGGCGGACAAGTGGGGCAACGTCGTTTCGTACACACTCACCATCGAGCAGACCGGCGGCAGCGGCATCACCGTGCCCGGCCGGGGCTTCCTGCTCAACAACGAGCTCACCGACTTCTCGTTCGCGCCGGCCGACCCGGCCGTGCACGACCCGAACCTGCCCGGCCCCGGCAAACGGCCGCGGTCCTCGATGTCGCCGACCATCGTGCTCGACGACGATCGCAGGCCCCTCGTCGCGCTGGGCACTCCGGGCGGATCCACCATCATCACCACGGTGCTCCAGACCCTCACCAACTTCCTGGACCGTGGCATGCCCCTGGCCGACGCGATCGCCGCGCCCCGCGCCAGCCAGCGCAATCAGGCCACCACGGAACTCGAACCCGCGCTCTGGAACAGCCCCTCGCGGGCGGCGCTCGAACGACTGGGGCATGTCTTCAAGGCGAATCCGGAGATCGGCGCGGCCACCGGAATCCAGCGGCTCGGCGACGGCCGATGGCTGGCGGCGGCGGAGACCTCCCGCAGGGGAGGAGGCGCGGCGATGGTCGTACGGTCGGCCCCTTGAGTGGCGTGCACGTCGTGAGCCGCGTCGCCGAAGCCCGCTCGGGCGGAGGCGAGCGCGTGTCCATCGGGGGCCGGAAGTCCGCTCCGCGCACGGGAGCGGGAGTGCGAAGAGGAAGACATTGCCGTGGGGAAGAAAGCTGTGTGTAGCCAAGCTGTAACACCGACGGTGTTTGCTACTCGATTGCGGCACTCCGGTTCCCATGGAGGCAGGCTTCGATGAACACCGATCAACTCCCCGTGGACATACGGGAGTTCGCGGCCTATCTGAGCGGACTCCTGGCACGGCTCAACCCGTACGAAGGGTGGTACGGGGTGTTCCGTGAGCGCGACCCCGAGGGCTTGCGCGCCTGCGCCGAGGGCCTGGAAGTACCGCCCTGGGACGTGGTGGAGTCCCTCCTCCAGGATCTCGCCGCCCTGCACGGCGCCCCGGCCGCCGAGGCCGAGCACGAAGCCGCCCGGGCACTGCACATCGCGAGCGCCGCCGCCTACGACGCCCGCCCCGGCGGCCGCGAAGCCCTGGGCAGCAGGCTCGACTTCATGGCCGCGGAGCAGCGCCGTACGACCGGGCGACTGCGCGAACTGCGTGCGCGCACACCGCTGAGCCAGGAAGAGGCCAGCGAGCTGGAGTACGACCTCGCGTGGACCGAGGACGACCACGTACGGGCCCGCGCACGCTGCGGCGAACTCCAGGCCAGGCTCGCCGAACTCGACCGTCGGGAACGCGCGGCGAGGGAGCGCGCCCCAGGCGGACCCGGCGGCCGGGCGGGGGAGTCGGGCCCGACCGCCCTTACGGGTGGTGCTCTGGTGCCCGAGCAGCGCGCGGCTGTCGACGCCGGGGCGGGGCAGCAGGGAATCGCGGCCGGTCGGGCGGCGCGGCGGGCAGCGGCGCGGGCGGCGGAGCGGGCCCAACGCGAGGATGCGGGCGCACCCGAACACGGCCTGGCCGAGGACGAGTTGAGTGCTGAGGGAGCCAGGCCCGGGGCCGGGCGGGACAGTGACGGGGCGGATACCGGTGTGGAATACGGTCCGGATTCCAGCATGCGACCGGTCGACGACTGGCCCGGAACGGGCGCGGTCGAGGCCCCCGGCCGAGCGGCGCGGCCGAGCGGGAGTGAGGTGTCCGGGGGCCGGGAGGAGTCCCTCGACCGTGGCGAATCGACCGGCTCCTGGCTGCGGTTGAAGCGCCGGTCGCGTGGCGGCGCCCGGTACGCCGGGGGCGGCCAGGATACGGCTGGTGCCCTGCCGGAGACACTGGGCGAGGAGGGACCCGCCCGACCGGGCCGTACGCCCACCGGAGCCCGTTTCGCCGGGGTGGCGGAGGAATCACCGGCACTCGCGGTGGAGCCGGAATCCGAGGCCGCAGAGGCCGAGCAGGACCCGTCGGCCCAACGGGAGATCGCGGCGACCGTCGACGAACTGCGGCGGCTGCGCGCCGAAGGCCGTACCGGCGAGGCGCACAGCCTGCTGGCCGAGACCGCGCAGTGGCCCGAGTCCCGGTACCCGCACCTGGCGGTGGCCCTGCGCCGGGCAGGCCTGGCGAGCGACTGGGACACGCTGTTGTGGGAGGCGTCGTCGCTGCCCACCGGCCGTCTGGTCGCGGTGGCGCACGCGCTCATGGGCGCACGGCACGAGGCGGCGTCGACGCAACTGCTGCGGCAGGCGGCGGCCCGGCCCGCCGACGAACTCGGCGAGTCCGTACTGGAGTTGGTGACCGAAGGGCGCGGCGGCGACGTGCGCGCCGTACTCGACGCCTTCCTGCGCGCCCGCAGCGCACAGGACGCGGCGAGCCTGGCCCGCGTCGCGCCCCGCCGACTGGTACCGCTCCTGCGCGAGTCGGCCGCGGCGATCTCCCCGGAGTGCGCCGCCGACCTCGGGCACGCACTCCGGGTGGCCGGGATCCGAGGCTGAGAGGGGAACCCGGCTTCGCTCCCGCCTCGGCCCGGGCCCGTGCCCCGGCCGTGCTCAGCAGCTGTTCCGCGCGCGGGACGTACGCACCAGCTCGGGCAGGACACGCACCGCGAACCACAGGGCGACCACGACGACCAGCCAGAACTGCCAGGCGCGGACGTCCCCTTCGCGCACGTACTCCTCGTTGACAAAGATCACGCACCCGACCAGGAGCGCGTCGCGGAGCGTCGACTTGTACGCCTTGCGCAGTTGCCTGCGTTCCCCGGCGTCGGCGAGCCTCGCGGCGTAGAGGGCGACATCACCGTAGGCCTCCTGGGCGGTGGTTCCCGCCGCGGCCAGATGGGAGCGCACCTCGGCCGTGTGCTCGCGGGCCTCACGGCCGGGCATGCCGTGCCGGCCGCGCAGCAGCCCGTCGAGCCGGGTGGTCCAGCGCCGGCTGTCGGGCTCCTCGGCGGGCCCCTCGAACCAGGCGTTCAGCGCGGGGGCCGGGCTGGTACGTACCGAGGCGGCGAGCAGCAGGGGCGCCAGCAGGACCACCGGTGCGGGGAGCTTGACCAGCGGGTCCTCGGACAGAGCGACCGCGGCCGTGATCGCCCCGGCGACCAGCGCGCCGCCCGCGAGGCCCCAGCCGGTCACGGCCCGATACCGTCCGGCGCTGCGCATCCCCATCGCCACCGCGATACACACCAGGGCGGTCAGCACCAGCAGTACGAACGACCCGGCGCCCGGCGAGAACTGGACACGGATGCCCTCGGTGAACCAGAAGACCAACGTCGTCACCGCGCCGGTCACCGCACCCGCGTAGAGGATGCGGCGGAACTGCTCGACGGGGGTGAGGCCGTTCAGGTCCACGGAGCCGCGGTAGCGCTCGTCGACGCGTTCCGCGGCGACGGTGTCGGCGTACGCGCGCGGGTCGCCCAGGAGTTCGGCGGCGCGCACCCCCGACTCCTCGGTGGTTTCCCGCACTTCGGCCAGCACGCGCTCGGCGAGGCCGTCCGGCACCTCGTGGTGCAGAAGGAGTTGCACCTCGAAGGTCGCGGCCCAGTCCGCGTCCGCCTCGTGCGGCCAGTCGATGGTTCTGCCGGTTGTCATGGTGCCCCCGTGAGTGTGGCGACGGTCGTGGTGAAGTGCTGCCAGTCGGCCCGTTCCGCCGCCAGACGTGCGCGACCCTGGTCGGTGATCGCGTAGTACTTGCGGCCGGGCCCGTTCTCGCCGGGTGACCAGCGAACGGACACCGCGCCCTCCTCGGCGAGGCGGGTCAGTGCCGGGTAGAGCGTCGCGGGTTTGACCTCGCCGAGCCCGGACTCGGCGAGCCTGTTGATGAGCGCGTAGCCGTAGCTCTCGCCCTCCGTGTCCAGCACGCCGAGCAGACAGAGCTGTAGACAGGCGCGTATCCACGCCCCCTGAGAGGAGTTCACTGCCCCCGCTTTCGTATCTCCTACTAGTACGAGATTTATACTACTGCGAGAAGTGATCGTTCAACCGCCGCCGTCCTGCGCCTCCGGCGCAGATGAACGGCGGTGCGACGCCCTGTTCACGCGCAGTGCACGCCCGCTCCATGGGCCGGGTACGGAATGTCAGATCCGCGTGGTCTGATGGAGGCATGATCGAAGACTTTCTCGGCCAAGCTCTTGACGATGTGGAAGAGGCGGTCCGCAAGGCGGCCGCCGCGGAGGTGATGCCCCGCTTCCGGCAGCTCGCCGCGCACGAGATAGTCGAGAAGAACGGGCCGCACGACCTGGTGACGGTGGCCGACCGCAACGCCGAGGAGTTCCTCACCAAGGAGCTGACCCGGCTGCTGCCCGGCTCGCTCGTGGTGGGCGAGGAGGCGGTGCACGCCAACCCGCGGACCTACGAGGCGCTGAAGTCGGATGCCCCGGTGTGGATCGTCGACCCCGTGGACGGCACTCGGCAGTTCGTGCAGGGCGACCCCGGGTTCTGCACCCTGGTCGCGCTGGCCCAGCGCGGGGTCGTGCACGCCTCGTGGACCTTCGCGCCCGCGCGCGACCAGATCGCCGTCGCGGTGCGCGGCGGCGGGGCCCGGCTGGACGGGCAGCTCATACGTTCCGGTGAAGTGCCCGCGGACAAGATCCTCGAAGTGGCCACCTCGCACCCCGACTACACGACCGAGGAACAGAAGCGCGCGCTGCTCGCCCTGGACACCGAGGGTGTGCGGACACGGCCCTGCGGTTCCGCCGGTCTGGAGTATCTGGCCGTGGCGCGCGGCGAGTTGGACGCCACCGCCTTCTCCTGGGAAGCGGCCTGGGACCACGCCGCCGGGCTGCTCCTCGTCGAGGAGGCGGGCGGCGCCCACCTCACGCGGGCCGGCGAGCCCTTCCGAATCACCGGGGCGAACGCCCTGCCGTTCACCGCGGCCCGTGACCTCGCCACCGCCCGCCGGATCGCCGACCTGCTTGCGGAGGGTGCCTGACCACGTGCGTACGGTGGTGGTGAGGGAAGCTCGCTTCGGGGTGAGGGCCCTGCGGCCAGGACTTTGGCCCGGGCATATCCTGATCCGCACGGTCACCGGCTGACAAAGGAGTCCGAGGTGCCTTCGATGCTCGACGCGGTCGTGGTGGGCGCGGGGCCCAACGGTCTGACCGCAGCGGTCGAACTGGCCCGGCGCGGAATGAGCGTCGCGGTGTTCGAGGCCCGCGACACCATCGGCGGGGGAGCGCGCACCGAGGAACTCACCCTGCCCGGCTTCCGGCACGACCCGTGTTCCGCGGCCCACCCCTTCGGCGCGGGCTCGCCGGTCTTCTCGACCATGCCACTGCACGAGTACGGGCTCGAGTGGCTGCACGCCGAACTGCCGATGGCCCACCCGGGACTCGACGGCTCGGCCGCGGTCCTGTCCCGCTCGATCGCCGAGACGGCCGCGTCCCTCGGTACCCACGACGGGGCCGCGTACCGCCGCCTGATGGCGCCCTTCGCGGGCAAGTGGCACAGCATCGCGCGCGACTTCATGCAACTGCCGTCGACCGCGCTGCCCCGCGACCCGCTGACCCTGGCCCGGCTCGGCCTCGCCGGGGGCCCGCCCGCGAGCTGGCTGATGCGCCGCTTCCGCGACGAGCCCGCACGCACCCTCTTCGCCGGACTCGTCGGCCACATCATGGCGCCACTGAACGGCATCGCCACCGGCGCCGTCGGCCTCGTCTTCGCGCTCGCCGCGCACGAGGTCGGCTGGCCGGTGGCCCGCGGCGGCTCGCAGTCGATCTCGGACGCGCTCGGCCGCTATCTCCGCGCGCTGGGCGGCAGCGTGCACACCGACTACGAGGTCAAGCGCCTCGACGACCTGCCGCCCGCCCGTGCCTACGTCTTCGACACCTCGCCGACGGCCCTCGCGCGCATCGCGGGACTCGGCCACTACTACGCCGGATTCCGTTACGGGGCAGGGGTGTTCAAGGTCGACTACGCCCTGGACGGCCCGGTGCCCTGGACCTCCGAGGCGGCGCGGCGCGCGGGCACTGTACAAGTCGCCGCCGACAGCCGGGAGATCGGCGCCGCACTGCGCGCCGCCTCCCGCGAGGGGCGCGCCCCCGAGGCGCCGTTCCTCATCACCGTCCAGCCCTCCGTCGTCGATCCGGGCCGCGCCCCCGAGGGCAAGCAGGTGTTCTGGGCCTACGGGCACGTTCCCAACGGCTGGGACGGCGACCTCACCGGTGCCATCGAGCGCCAACTGGAGCGCTTCGCGCCGGGGTTCAGGGACCGGGTCCTCGCCCGTGCGATCGCCGGACCGCCCCAACTGGCCGCGCGCAACGCGAACTACGTCGGCGGGGACATCGCCTGCGGCGCCGCCGACGGCCTGCAACTCCTGCTCAGGCCCCGGCTCACGCTGGCACCCCACCGCACCCCGCGCCCCGCCGTCTTCCTCTGCTCCAGTGCCACACCGCCCGGCCCCGGAGTGCACGGCATGTCCGGGCACAACGCGGCCAAGGCGGTCTGGCGACACCTGCGCGCCGCCTGACGGCCCCGGCGCGAGGACTCGACGGCCCCGCCTCGCGGAGGGGGCCGAGCACCGGGAACGGGCGGCCGTGTCCGTATCGCGTGCCCCTGATCCGTAAGCTGCCTGGCGGGCGGGTACTTCCGCGGCACGGAGCAAAGGAGCACGATGGCGCAGCAGTCAGGATCCGGCGGGCCCCTCGGCGGCCCAGGGCAGTCGGCCCGTGAGCAGCGGGCGACGGGACAGCCGGGGTCCGGTCCCGCGACCGCGCGGCTCGCCGACATCGCCGCACACGCCGGGGTCAGCGAGGCCACCGTGAGCCGGGTCCTCAACGGTAAGCCCCAAGTCGCGGCGGCCACCCGTGAGTCGGTGCTCGCCGCGCTCGACGTACTCGGCTACGAACGGCCCGTACGTCTGCGCCAGCGCAGCGCGGGCCTCGTCGGGCTCATCACGCCCGAGCTGGAGAATCCCATCTTTCCCGCCCTCGCCCAGGTCATCAGCCAGGCACTGACCCGCCAGGGCTACACCCCGGTCCTCGCTACCCAGACCCCGGGCGGCTCCACCGAGGACGAGCTCACCGAGATGCTGGTCGACCGCGGCGTCAGCGGCATGATCTACGTCTCGGGACTGCACGCCGACACCACGGCCGACACCGCCCGCTACGACCAACTCCGGGCTCGCGGCGTGCCGTTCGTGCTCG
This is a stretch of genomic DNA from Streptomyces sp. NA04227. It encodes these proteins:
- a CDS encoding pentapeptide repeat-containing protein, translating into MSAAKPHVDREGRPDLALVADCANCFGLCCVALPFAASTDFAVDKPAGKPCTHLRTDHSCGIHARLRDSGYTGCTVFDCLGAGQKVSQHTFRGRDWRGDPGSARTMFEVFPVVRQLHELLRYVVEAGQLPAARPVHRELRAARDEIETLSLGSAEELLALDVAALRQRVNTWLQKAAELHRAQAPGRRPNRRGADLFGARLKGADLRGASLRGACLIAADLRGADLRFADLTGADLRDADLSGADLTDAAFLVPPQLAAAKGDPSTRLPEGLHAPAHWA
- a CDS encoding SGNH/GDSL hydrolase family protein, whose protein sequence is MLALAPWPQSPARARPGDTPQPLERLYDNRAVSADTDSSAADFDGAGNSLSAGDLAAAGWTPGRALTVGGSRFTLPATRPGEPDNVVADGQSIQVKGRGDALSLLVTATGGEATGPGTVHYRDGSRSTFNLTALDWRTGSLGAKALALPHVNTPGGQLAEKARLYALTVPLDQRREVSSVRLPRDTGPDLHVFAVSVRSNTSGWTGSWAASTSGQPSVGPWSDRTLRLVVHTSAGGPRVRVRLDNTFASAPVRIGSATVAVQESGATAVSAPRPLRFRGGSSAEIPAGAQALSDPLDFTVPADANLLVSFHLPETVASAPVHQLAVQQSYLSEPGDHSAEHSGGAYTSTLSNWPLLAGVDVGGGPGSVVVLGDSITDGERSTPGANRRWPDLLADRLRAQDEVPRYGVLNHGISANRITSDRYPGDGISTDTGGVSALHRLDRDVLAQTSARTLVLFMGVNDIRWGASSEQVTVGMREIAERARARGLRVVGATVAPCQGEARCTAAVDTERQEINSWLRSGTAFDAVLDFDAVLRDPANPARIAPGYDSGDHLHPSEAGLAALADSVDLRLLQG
- a CDS encoding DUF6278 family protein — encoded protein: MNIPFLGNWRKRHTAQRGGGLADAFAEDPEGVGGLLAECELLRSQAAAAGLELDDSPASLQALDQLLPRWREDPEVLPWLGNDAGLYLGTVITRSVRGAGWHIWPGGHPVVRLASGREIRVVEAGLDWAVSGAPELSQVYAEAAEA
- the ggt gene encoding gamma-glutamyltransferase, which encodes MRRSVARRLSLLAVATALVGAGAAAPPSAVGTAAQPTRTPAQAPVPAKAPVAVGYGGAVSSVDADASAAGIEVLRRGGNAVDAAVATAAALGVTEPYSAGVGGGGYFVHYDAKSRTVHTLDGRETAPGSAGKDLFLEDGKPIPFAEAVTSGLSVGTPGTPATWQSALDAWGTKSLRSLLEPARRLAADGFTVDATFRAQTADNQARFKDFPASAELFLPGGELPVVGSTLKNPDLARTYEELGRKGVGALYHGRLAEDIVRTVNRPPVDPDAERRVRPGRLTLDDLADYRTKRQKATRTTYRGLGVHSMAPSSSGGTTVGEALNILEGTDLSRLSPEEYLHRYIEASRIAFADRGRWVGDPAFEDVPTEGLLSQRYADSRRCLIADDKVLTSPLAPGDPRHPADCASGGRAAPTTYEGESTTHLTTADKWGNVVSYTLTIEQTGGSGITVPGRGFLLNNELTDFSFAPADPAVHDPNLPGPGKRPRSSMSPTIVLDDDRRPLVALGTPGGSTIITTVLQTLTNFLDRGMPLADAIAAPRASQRNQATTELEPALWNSPSRAALERLGHVFKANPEIGAATGIQRLGDGRWLAAAETSRRGGGAAMVVRSAP
- a CDS encoding PadR family transcriptional regulator, which gives rise to MNSSQGAWIRACLQLCLLGVLDTEGESYGYALINRLAESGLGEVKPATLYPALTRLAEEGAVSVRWSPGENGPGRKYYAITDQGRARLAAERADWQHFTTTVATLTGAP
- a CDS encoding inositol monophosphatase family protein: MIEDFLGQALDDVEEAVRKAAAAEVMPRFRQLAAHEIVEKNGPHDLVTVADRNAEEFLTKELTRLLPGSLVVGEEAVHANPRTYEALKSDAPVWIVDPVDGTRQFVQGDPGFCTLVALAQRGVVHASWTFAPARDQIAVAVRGGGARLDGQLIRSGEVPADKILEVATSHPDYTTEEQKRALLALDTEGVRTRPCGSAGLEYLAVARGELDATAFSWEAAWDHAAGLLLVEEAGGAHLTRAGEPFRITGANALPFTAARDLATARRIADLLAEGA
- a CDS encoding NAD(P)/FAD-dependent oxidoreductase → MLDAVVVGAGPNGLTAAVELARRGMSVAVFEARDTIGGGARTEELTLPGFRHDPCSAAHPFGAGSPVFSTMPLHEYGLEWLHAELPMAHPGLDGSAAVLSRSIAETAASLGTHDGAAYRRLMAPFAGKWHSIARDFMQLPSTALPRDPLTLARLGLAGGPPASWLMRRFRDEPARTLFAGLVGHIMAPLNGIATGAVGLVFALAAHEVGWPVARGGSQSISDALGRYLRALGGSVHTDYEVKRLDDLPPARAYVFDTSPTALARIAGLGHYYAGFRYGAGVFKVDYALDGPVPWTSEAARRAGTVQVAADSREIGAALRAASREGRAPEAPFLITVQPSVVDPGRAPEGKQVFWAYGHVPNGWDGDLTGAIERQLERFAPGFRDRVLARAIAGPPQLAARNANYVGGDIACGAADGLQLLLRPRLTLAPHRTPRPAVFLCSSATPPGPGVHGMSGHNAAKAVWRHLRAA